From Sparus aurata chromosome 9, fSpaAur1.1, whole genome shotgun sequence, a single genomic window includes:
- the gulp1a gene encoding PTB domain-containing engulfment adapter protein 1 isoform X1 — protein MNRAFNRKKDKSWMHTPEALAKHYIPYNAKFLGNTEVEAPKGTEVVKDAVRKLKFQRHIKKSEGQKIPKVELQISIYGVKILDPKTKDVQHNCQLHRISFCADDKTDKRIFTFICKDSESNKHLCYVFDSEKCAEEITLTIGQAFDLAYKKFLESGGKDVETRKQIGTLQKRIQELETENSELKQQLQDLEEQLMIAHVPPPLHINAANEAYMLQRPSSLFWCHSLKSLSCLEISSVTLTPMSSPESNLSAGLLTPPPAKPALLPPKPTEGCSIPRPRAGSISMKPQSTDVFDMVPFSPVTPLVPTPASNGCPPPPPTTLPPDIRKDLFGAEPFDPFTCGSADFPPDIQSKLDEMQEGFKMGLTLEGTVFSLDPLDSRC, from the exons aTAAATCATGGATGCACACCCCGGAGGCTCTGGCCAAGCATTACATACCCTACAACGCCAAG TTCCTTGGAAACACAGAGGTTGAAGCCCCCAAAGGCACAGAAGTTGTGAAGGATGCAGTCCGAAAGCTGAAG TTCCAGAGACACATCAAGAAGTCCGAGGGACAGAAGATCCCAAAAGTGGAACTGCAGATCTCCATCTACGGCGTGAAGATACTCGATCCCAAGACGAAA gatgtGCAGCACAACTGTCAGCTGCACCGGATATCCTTCTGTGCAGATGACAAGACGGATAAAAGGATATTCACTTTTATCTGCAAAGACTCCGAATCCAACAAACACCTCTGCTACGTGTTTGACAGTGAAAAGTGT GCGGAGGAGATAACTCTCACCATCGGTCAGGCCTTCGATCTGGCCTACAAGAAGTTTCTGGAGTCCGGAGGCAAAGACGTGGAGACCAGGAAACAGATCGGGACGCTGCAGAAAAGA attcaagagctggagacagaaaactctgaactgaagcaacaacttcAAGATCTCGAAGAGCAGCTGATGATTGCTCACGTGCCACCA CCGCTGCACATAAACGCAGCTAACGAAGCGTACATGCTGCAGAggccctcctctctcttctggTGTCACAGCCTCAAGTCGCTCTCCTGTCTGGAGATCTCCTCCGTCACGCTCACTCCTATGAGCTCGCCGGAGTCCAACCTGTCCGCCGGGCTACTAACTCCTCCGCCTGCCAAACCCGCTCTCCTTCCTCCTAAGCCGACCGAGGGGTGCAGCATCCCGCGGCCTCGC GCGGGCAGCATCTCCATGAAGCCGCAGTCTACAGACGTTTTCGACATGGTTCCGTTCTCACCTGTGACGCCGCTGGTGCCCACACCTGCCAGCAACGGCTGCCCACCGCCACCACCCACCACATTACCACCAGACATAA GGAAAGATCTGTTCGGTGCCGAGCCATTTGATCCGTTCACCTGCGGGTCGGCTGACTTCCCTCCAGATATTCAGTCGAAGCTGGATGAGATGCAG
- the gulp1a gene encoding PTB domain-containing engulfment adapter protein 1 isoform X2, translating into MNRAFNRKKDKSWMHTPEALAKHYIPYNAKFLGNTEVEAPKGTEVVKDAVRKLKFQRHIKKSEGQKIPKVELQISIYGVKILDPKTKDVQHNCQLHRISFCADDKTDKRIFTFICKDSESNKHLCYVFDSEKCAEEITLTIGQAFDLAYKKFLESGGKDVETRKQIGTLQKRIQELETENSELKQQLQDLEEQLMIAHVPPPLHINAANEAYMLQRPSSLFWCHSLKSLSCLEISSVTLTPMSSPESNLSAGLLTPPPAKPALLPPKPTEGCSIPRPRAGSISMKPQSTDVFDMVPFSPVTPLVPTPASNGCPPPPPTTLPPDIRKDLFGAEPFDPFTCGSADFPPDIQSKLDEMQRQRWRGSKWD; encoded by the exons aTAAATCATGGATGCACACCCCGGAGGCTCTGGCCAAGCATTACATACCCTACAACGCCAAG TTCCTTGGAAACACAGAGGTTGAAGCCCCCAAAGGCACAGAAGTTGTGAAGGATGCAGTCCGAAAGCTGAAG TTCCAGAGACACATCAAGAAGTCCGAGGGACAGAAGATCCCAAAAGTGGAACTGCAGATCTCCATCTACGGCGTGAAGATACTCGATCCCAAGACGAAA gatgtGCAGCACAACTGTCAGCTGCACCGGATATCCTTCTGTGCAGATGACAAGACGGATAAAAGGATATTCACTTTTATCTGCAAAGACTCCGAATCCAACAAACACCTCTGCTACGTGTTTGACAGTGAAAAGTGT GCGGAGGAGATAACTCTCACCATCGGTCAGGCCTTCGATCTGGCCTACAAGAAGTTTCTGGAGTCCGGAGGCAAAGACGTGGAGACCAGGAAACAGATCGGGACGCTGCAGAAAAGA attcaagagctggagacagaaaactctgaactgaagcaacaacttcAAGATCTCGAAGAGCAGCTGATGATTGCTCACGTGCCACCA CCGCTGCACATAAACGCAGCTAACGAAGCGTACATGCTGCAGAggccctcctctctcttctggTGTCACAGCCTCAAGTCGCTCTCCTGTCTGGAGATCTCCTCCGTCACGCTCACTCCTATGAGCTCGCCGGAGTCCAACCTGTCCGCCGGGCTACTAACTCCTCCGCCTGCCAAACCCGCTCTCCTTCCTCCTAAGCCGACCGAGGGGTGCAGCATCCCGCGGCCTCGC GCGGGCAGCATCTCCATGAAGCCGCAGTCTACAGACGTTTTCGACATGGTTCCGTTCTCACCTGTGACGCCGCTGGTGCCCACACCTGCCAGCAACGGCTGCCCACCGCCACCACCCACCACATTACCACCAGACATAA GGAAAGATCTGTTCGGTGCCGAGCCATTTGATCCGTTCACCTGCGGGTCGGCTGACTTCCCTCCAGATATTCAGTCGAAGCTGGATGAGATGCAG CGGCAGAGATG
- the gulp1a gene encoding PTB domain-containing engulfment adapter protein 1 isoform X5, giving the protein MNRAFNRKKDKSWMHTPEALAKHYIPYNAKFLGNTEVEAPKGTEVVKDAVRKLKFQRHIKKSEGQKIPKVELQISIYGVKILDPKTKDVQHNCQLHRISFCADDKTDKRIFTFICKDSESNKHLCYVFDSEKCAEEITLTIGQAFDLAYKKFLESGGKDVETRKQIGTLQKRIQELETENSELKQQLQDLEEQLMIAHVPPAGSISMKPQSTDVFDMVPFSPVTPLVPTPASNGCPPPPPTTLPPDIRKDLFGAEPFDPFTCGSADFPPDIQSKLDEMQRQRWRGSKWD; this is encoded by the exons aTAAATCATGGATGCACACCCCGGAGGCTCTGGCCAAGCATTACATACCCTACAACGCCAAG TTCCTTGGAAACACAGAGGTTGAAGCCCCCAAAGGCACAGAAGTTGTGAAGGATGCAGTCCGAAAGCTGAAG TTCCAGAGACACATCAAGAAGTCCGAGGGACAGAAGATCCCAAAAGTGGAACTGCAGATCTCCATCTACGGCGTGAAGATACTCGATCCCAAGACGAAA gatgtGCAGCACAACTGTCAGCTGCACCGGATATCCTTCTGTGCAGATGACAAGACGGATAAAAGGATATTCACTTTTATCTGCAAAGACTCCGAATCCAACAAACACCTCTGCTACGTGTTTGACAGTGAAAAGTGT GCGGAGGAGATAACTCTCACCATCGGTCAGGCCTTCGATCTGGCCTACAAGAAGTTTCTGGAGTCCGGAGGCAAAGACGTGGAGACCAGGAAACAGATCGGGACGCTGCAGAAAAGA attcaagagctggagacagaaaactctgaactgaagcaacaacttcAAGATCTCGAAGAGCAGCTGATGATTGCTCACGTGCCACCA GCGGGCAGCATCTCCATGAAGCCGCAGTCTACAGACGTTTTCGACATGGTTCCGTTCTCACCTGTGACGCCGCTGGTGCCCACACCTGCCAGCAACGGCTGCCCACCGCCACCACCCACCACATTACCACCAGACATAA GGAAAGATCTGTTCGGTGCCGAGCCATTTGATCCGTTCACCTGCGGGTCGGCTGACTTCCCTCCAGATATTCAGTCGAAGCTGGATGAGATGCAG CGGCAGAGATG
- the gulp1a gene encoding PTB domain-containing engulfment adapter protein 1 isoform X3, with protein MHTPEALAKHYIPYNAKFLGNTEVEAPKGTEVVKDAVRKLKFQRHIKKSEGQKIPKVELQISIYGVKILDPKTKDVQHNCQLHRISFCADDKTDKRIFTFICKDSESNKHLCYVFDSEKCAEEITLTIGQAFDLAYKKFLESGGKDVETRKQIGTLQKRIQELETENSELKQQLQDLEEQLMIAHVPPPLHINAANEAYMLQRPSSLFWCHSLKSLSCLEISSVTLTPMSSPESNLSAGLLTPPPAKPALLPPKPTEGCSIPRPRAGSISMKPQSTDVFDMVPFSPVTPLVPTPASNGCPPPPPTTLPPDIRKDLFGAEPFDPFTCGSADFPPDIQSKLDEMQEGFKMGLTLEGTVFSLDPLDSRC; from the exons ATGCACACCCCGGAGGCTCTGGCCAAGCATTACATACCCTACAACGCCAAG TTCCTTGGAAACACAGAGGTTGAAGCCCCCAAAGGCACAGAAGTTGTGAAGGATGCAGTCCGAAAGCTGAAG TTCCAGAGACACATCAAGAAGTCCGAGGGACAGAAGATCCCAAAAGTGGAACTGCAGATCTCCATCTACGGCGTGAAGATACTCGATCCCAAGACGAAA gatgtGCAGCACAACTGTCAGCTGCACCGGATATCCTTCTGTGCAGATGACAAGACGGATAAAAGGATATTCACTTTTATCTGCAAAGACTCCGAATCCAACAAACACCTCTGCTACGTGTTTGACAGTGAAAAGTGT GCGGAGGAGATAACTCTCACCATCGGTCAGGCCTTCGATCTGGCCTACAAGAAGTTTCTGGAGTCCGGAGGCAAAGACGTGGAGACCAGGAAACAGATCGGGACGCTGCAGAAAAGA attcaagagctggagacagaaaactctgaactgaagcaacaacttcAAGATCTCGAAGAGCAGCTGATGATTGCTCACGTGCCACCA CCGCTGCACATAAACGCAGCTAACGAAGCGTACATGCTGCAGAggccctcctctctcttctggTGTCACAGCCTCAAGTCGCTCTCCTGTCTGGAGATCTCCTCCGTCACGCTCACTCCTATGAGCTCGCCGGAGTCCAACCTGTCCGCCGGGCTACTAACTCCTCCGCCTGCCAAACCCGCTCTCCTTCCTCCTAAGCCGACCGAGGGGTGCAGCATCCCGCGGCCTCGC GCGGGCAGCATCTCCATGAAGCCGCAGTCTACAGACGTTTTCGACATGGTTCCGTTCTCACCTGTGACGCCGCTGGTGCCCACACCTGCCAGCAACGGCTGCCCACCGCCACCACCCACCACATTACCACCAGACATAA GGAAAGATCTGTTCGGTGCCGAGCCATTTGATCCGTTCACCTGCGGGTCGGCTGACTTCCCTCCAGATATTCAGTCGAAGCTGGATGAGATGCAG